In the Armatimonadota bacterium genome, CCGTCCCGCTGCCCGCGGGCGCGCTGGCCGCCGGCGGCGCCGCCGCCCTGCAGCAGCGGTTCGCAGACGCGTATCGCGCGCTGTACGGCCACGTGCTGGACGGCTACCGCGTCCAGGCCCTGAACTGGCGGGTGCTGGTCACGGGGCAGCGGCCCGAGGCCGCGCTGCTGGCGGCGTGGACGCCGACCGGGGGCCCACCGCAGAAGGGGGTGCGGCGGGCGTACTTCCCCGAGCGCGGCGGCTTCGTGGAGGTGCCCGTGTTCGAGCGCGCCCGCCTGCCCGTGGGCGCGGTCGTGGTCGGGCCGGCCATCGTCGAGGAACGCGAGGCCACCACGGTCGTCGGGCCGGAGGACCGGCTTACCGTCGACCGCCACGGCAACCTCATCATCGCCATCGGCGCTGCGTCGTGAGCACTCCGCCCGTTGTGTCCCAGCCCGGTACCCGGCCGGTGGGTGCGCCCATCCTCACCATCGGAGCCCCAGCATGAGCGTCGTCTTCGATCCCGTCACCCTGGAAGTGATGTGGAGCCGTCTGATCACCATCGCCGAGGAGTGCTGGGTCACCATCTGGCGGACCGCCTTCTCGACCATCATCGGCGAGGCGCAGGACGTGGGGTGCGAGCTGTTCGACGCCGAGGCGCGTTCCATCGCCCACGCGCCGCGCTCGATGCCCGTCTTCAACCTGACCCTGCCCCTGGCGGTGCAAGCGATGCTGCGCCACGTCCCCCCGCACGACCTGCGCGAGGGCGACGTGCTCATCACCAACGACCCGTGGATCTGCGCCGGGCACCTGTTCGACCTGGCCGTGGTCATGCCGGTCTTCCACCGCGGCGCGCTGGTCGGCCTGGTGGGCACCATCGCCCACTGCTCCGACATCGGCGGTACCCGGGACCCGGAGCGCGTCCGCGAGATCTACGAGGAGGGGCTGCAGATCCCGCCGCTGCGGCTGTACGACGCGGGGCGCCTGAATCAGGACCTGGTCGCCGTCATCCGCGCCAACGTGCGGCGTCCGGAGATGGTGCTGGGCGACGTCCAGGCGCAGGTTTCGGCGTGCCACGTGGGCGCCGAGCGGCTGCGGGCGTTCCTGGACGAGTACGGGCTCGACCGGCTGACCCCGCTCGCCCACGAGGTGCAATCGCGCGCCGAGGCGGCCATGCGGGCGGCGATCCGCGCCGTGCCCGACGGCGTCTACCGCAGCGAGGTGACCATCGACGGCGTCGAGGGCCCGCTGCGGCTTCCCTGCGCCGTGGTGGTGGCGGGCGACGAGATCACCGTAGACTGGAGCGGTGCGCCCCCCCAGTCGCCGCGCGGCGGCGTGAACTGCACCTACACCTACACCGCCGCGCACACCGTCTACGCCCTGAAGTCCATCCTGACCCCGACCATCCCGTCCAACGCCGGCTGCTACCGCCCGCTGCACGTGCGGGCGCCGGAGGGCAGCATCCTCAACTGCCGGCGGCCGGCGGCGGTCAACCAGCGCACCATGACCGGGTGGTTCTGCGGCCCCGCCATCTTCCGGGCCCTGGCGCCGGTGCTGCCGGACGCGGTGCAGGCGTTCACCGGCCTGCCGTCGTATGCGGGCGCCTACGGCCGCGATGCCGCCGGCCGCACCTTCAACGACCACCTCCTGCTGGGCGGCGGCCAGGGCGCCAGCGCCCACGGCGACGGCAAGGCGGCCCTGCTCTACCCCACCTCGGCCGGGAACGTCTCGGTGGAGATGTTCGAGCAGCGCACCCCGCTCCTGGTCGAGGCCAAGGAGCTGATCCCCGACTCCGGCGGACCCGGCGCTCACCGCGGCGGGCTGGGGCAGCGGCTACGGCTGCGCAAGCTCTACGACGACGGCCTGCCGGTCTGGGTGGACGCCCACCCGATCGGCGCACGCGTGAGCCAGCCCGGACTGCACGGGGGCCTGGCCGGCCGGCGCGCGCGGTTTCGCATCATCGAGGCGGGACGCGTTGTGGCCGAGCCCGAGTGGAGCGAGCTGGTGGAGCTGCGCTCGCCAGCGCAGGAGATCGTCCTCGAGACGGCCGGCGGCAGCGGCTACGGCGACCCGGCGCGACGACGCCCCGAGGACCTGGCGCACGACCTCCAGGAAGGCTACGTCACCGAGGCGGGGGCGGCGGCGTACGCGCCGCCCCCGCCCGACGCCCACGCCGCGGCTGGCTGATGCCGGGATGCGGCTTACGCCGACGCTTCCCGCCGGCGGAACATGAACGCCGAGTAGTCGAGGTTCTGCGCGGCCACCCCGAGCTGGCGCAGCATGGCCATGGCCTGGGCCCGGTGATGCACTTCGTGCAGCAGCATCTGGGTCACCAGGTCGGCCTTGGTGGCCGTGATCCACACGACGGGCTGGCCGGGCCGCGCGAACTGGTACGTGACCTCCGTCGCCCAGTCGGTGATGCCCGCCAGCAGCGCCCGCGTGCGCGGGGCCATCTCGGTCCAGAAGCGTTCCAGGTCGGCGAAGGCGGGCAGCCGGTCCTCCCGCACCGGCCACTGGTCCGGTGGCGGCAACGGTTCCCCGCGCAGGCGATGGCCGTAGGCCCATTCGCCCCGGGCCATCTCCACCAGCGTGGCGCGCAGGCTCTTCATCCCGAAGGGGAACTCCCGGGTGTACTGCTCCTGGCCCAACGGCCGCACCCAGTCGAAGAGCCGCGCCCGCGCCTGGGTGAGGTAGTCGTAGATGCGAACCGGATCCATCGTGCCCTCCTTCTCGTGTGGCGGTGTCGACGTGCGAAGCGTCATGGCAGCAGATAGTCCTCCACGGTGAACCGGCGTCGCAGGAGCGGAGTGATCATCCCACCCCTTTCATCGGCCCAGTCGTCCCCTGATGTGCAGTATAGCCCTTCTACCGCACTCCCCGCAGCCGCGCGTCCAGCACGTCGCGGAGGCCGTCCCCCAGGAAGTTGAAGCCCATCACCGCGGTGAAGATCGCCAGGCCGGGGAACGTCCCCACCCACCACTCGAAGAACTTCTGCCGGCCGGCGGCCACCATGGCGCCCCACTCGGGCGCTGGCGGCGTGGCGCCCAGCCCCACGAAGGACAGGGCAGCGGCGATGATCATGACGTTGCCGACGTCCAGGCTGGCCTTCACGAGCGCCAGGGGGAAGATGTTGGGAGCGATGTGCCGGCCGAGGATTCGGGCGTCGGACGCCCCCAACGCGCGCGCGGCCGCCACGTACTCCATCTCGCGGAGACTCAAGACCTGTCCGCGCACGATGCGGGCATACTCGGGCCACAGCACCAGCACCATGGCCAGCAGCGCGTTGCGCAGCCCGGGCCCCAGCGCGGCGGTGATGGCCATGGCCAGGATGAGCGAGGGGAAGGCCAGGACGGCGTCGCTCGTCCGCATCAGGGCGTCGTCGACGACCCCCCCAGCGTAGCCGCTCACCGCACCCAGCACGGTACCCAGCAGGGCGGTGAGCGCCACCACGCCGAGCGCCGTGGGGATGGACAGGCGCGCGCCGAAGAGCACGCGGCTCAGCACGTCACGGCCCAGCTCGTCCGTGCCCAGCGGGTAGCGCGCCGACGGCGGCGACAGGCGGTCGGCCAGGTGCTGCTCTGTGGGCGAGTGGGGCGCCAGCCAGGGGGCGCACACCGCCACCAGCGCCCACAGCCCGACCACCGCCAGGCCCAGCATCGCCGCGCGGCTGCGCCGGAGCTCACGCCACACGTCCACGCCACCCCGCAGACTCCGGCCGCGCGCGCGGCCGGGACCATCGCGCTCCTGCGGGTCTCTCACGCCCCATGGCCCCACCCCGAGGACCGCCGCACCGCGCCGCGCGCGCCCTGGCCGTCCGCGTCGGGCCCTCGTGCGGCCGGCGCATCTAGCCGAGCCGGATCCGCGGGTCCAGCAGCCCGTAGGCGAGGTCGACCAGGAAGCTCACGCTCACGTAGACCACGGCCACGAAGAGCGTCACGCCCATGATCGCCGGGAAGTCCAGTTTGCTGGCCGCGTCCACCGCGTAGCGGCCGATCCCTGGCCAGGCGAAGATCGTCTCGGTCATCACCGCGCCGGCCATCAGGTTGCCGAAGGCCAGCCCGACCACGGTGACCGTGGGGATCAGCGCGTTGCGCAGCGCGTGGCGCCCGATCACCGCGCGCTCCGGCAGCCCCTTGGCGCGGGCCGTGCGGACGTAGTCCTGGGCGAGCACCTCGAGCACGCTGGACCGGGTGATGCGCGTGATCGTCCCCATGACGTAGGCGCCCAACACCAGCGCGGGCAGCGCCAGGTGGTGCAGTGCATCGGCCAGGGCGTCCCACCGCCCGCGCACCAGGCTATCGACGACCAGCAGCCCGGTGAGCGGCTCCGGCGGGACGAGCTGCGGGTCCAGCCGGCCGGGCCCGGGCGCCAGCCGCAGCCGGTAGTAGAAGACGGCCAGCGCCAGGAGGCCCAGCCAGAAGACCGGCATCGAGACGCCCACCAGCGACCCCACGCGCGCCACGTGGTCGGCCGCACGGTCGCGGTGCACCGCGGCCAGCACGCCCAGCGGCAGCCCGACCACCACCGCGACCACGATGGCGGCCACCGCCAGCTCGACGGTGGCGGGGACGAACGCCTTGAGATCGTCGAGCACCGGCTGCTGGGTCGCGATGGACGTCCCCAGGTCGCCTTGCAGCAGGTTGCCCACGTAGGTGAGGTACCGGAGGTGCGGCGGTTGGTCCAGACCCCAGCGGGCGCGGTAGGCGCGCACGATCTCGGGGTTGGCCATCGCCCGCTCCGACAGCACCATGGCCAGCGGGTCGGCCGGGATCAGGTACGTGAGGACGAAGCCCAGCAGCGTGACCAGGAACAGGACGGGCACCGTGACGAGCACCCGGCGCACCACGAACCGCCAGAAGCTGCTCACCCGGCGCCACCCTGCCCCGCGCGTGTTGCGCCGCTACCGCACGTCTGTGCCCGCGCGGCTGTCTGCCACGGCCATCCGGTCCGCAGCACGTCCTCCCGCTGCGCCGCCGGCCCCGGAGACCGCGGCCGGGGCCGCGAGAGACGCGCCCCCGCTGGCCCGCGGGTGGCTGGGACTGCTCAGCCCGGGCCGTCGACCGCGGCGCACGTCCGCCTACCGGATGAAGTAGTAGTCCAGGAAGTAGACCGGGTTGTACACGACACCCTGCACCCCCGGCGCCACGGCCAGGTTGACCTTGGGCTGGATCAACCCGACGAACGCCGCGTCGTTGATCAGGATGCGCTGCAGTTCCAGGTACAGCTGCGCCCGCCGCGCGGGATCGGTGATGCGCCCGGCCTCGGTCGCCAGCTGCGCTGCCCGCGGATTGTCGTAGTAGACGCGCCGGGCCGCGGCCGCGCCCTTCACGGCGAACGGCACCGCCCACCCGTGGGGATCGGCGAAATCCGGCGTCCAGTCGGCGATGGTGATGGCGAGCTTGCCGCCGCGGTAGTCCGCACGCCACTGCACCGTCTCGCGCGGCTCGAGCTGCAGCTGCACGCCGATCTGCGCCAGGTCGGCCTGGAGCTTGGTGACCAGCGTCTCAGCGGCAAGGCCACCCACCAGCACGGTGGTGGGGTAGACCATCTTCACCGGGAAGCCGTTGGGGTAGCCGGCCTCGGCCATCAGGGCCTTCGCCCGCGCCAGGTCGCGTTTGGGCGCGAGGCCAGGGTCGGTCCCGAGCAGGCCCACGGGGATGATCGACGGGATCTGGATGGCGGCACCGCGCATCAGGCCCTTGACGATGCCGTCGTAGTCGATGGCGGCCGCGATGGCCTGCCGCACGCGGCGGTCGGCCAGCGCCGACGAGATCTGCAGGTTGGTGGTCATCGCCAGGTAGGTCATGTCCAGGGTGTTCCCCTCGACCACCTGTCCGCGGCCGGACCGGCGGAAGCGGGCGATGAGGTCGGCGTCCAGGCTCTGGGCGATGTGCACGTCGCCCCGCTCCACCTGCTCCAGCTGCGTGGCCGGGTCGGGGATGTCGCGGACGACGATGCGTGCCACGGGCGACGGGGCGCGCCAGTAGTTGGGGTTGCGCTCCAGCACCACCTCGACGCCGCGCTTCCACCCACGCAGGATGAACGGCCCCGTGCCGGCCGAGTTCTGGTCGAGCCAGTCGGTGGCCCGGTCGGCCTTGTCGGCGCCGGGCGCGTCGGTGCCGCCGCGGGCCCGCACCGCCTTGCTGTCGACCACCGCGAAGTTGGGAGAGACCAGCATCGCCAGGAAGGCCGCGTTGGGCTCCTTGAGCGTGATGCGCACCGTCTGGGGATCGACTGCCGTGATGGCCGCCACGTGGTCGCTGAACAGCCACGCCGGGTTGTCCTTGAGGTTCCCCAGCCGCGTGAAGGAGAAGACGACGTCCTGGGCCGTCATGACGTTGCCGGTGTGGAACCGCACGCCCCGACGCAGCCGGAAGGTGTAGACCTTCCCGTCGGGCGAGACGGTGTACGACTCGGCCAGCAGCGGCTCCAGCTTCGTCAGGCTGCGTCCCTGCTCGCCCAGGGTCACCAGCGTCTCGTACGCCGCGCGGATGATCTGGGGCGGCGCGATCTCGTACTGGCGATGCGGGTCGAGCGTGCGGATGTCCATCTTGGCGCGGGCCACGACGAGCGCGCGCCCGCCGGGCGCCGCCTGCACGGCGGCCCCACCCGCTGCCAGCACGCCTGCGAGCACGACGACCAGCACACGTCCTGCGACTCTGTTCACCGTGCACCCTCCTCCTGCGGTTCTGGTTCCACGACGACCTTGATCGCCCCGCGGCGACGGACCAGCTCCAGGGCGCGGGAGATCTCGGACAGGGGAAACGTGTGGCTCACCAGCGGTCGGATCTGTCCGGACGCCAGGAGCGCCAGTGCCTGCTCGTACTCGTCCCACGTATAGCACAGGCGGCCGACGAGCCGCAATTCTCGGCGGACCACGATCCCCAGGTCCACCGGCACGGGCTCGTGGAAGACCCCCAGGACGACGATGCGGGCACCCTTCGCCGCGCTGGCCAGGACCTGCGGCACGACCGGCGGCGCGCCGGTGGCCTCGACCACCACCGAGGCCCCGCCGCCCGTGAGGTCGCGCACCGCGGCGACAGGATCCTGGGCGCGCAGGTCAACCACCGCCGCCCCGAGGTCCTGCGCCAGCCGCAGCGCGTCGTCACGGCGCCCGACCGCCACCACCCGCCGCGCCCCCGCCCGCCGGGCCAGCTGGACGGCGTACAGCCCGATCACGCCCACCCCGAACACCGCCACGGCGTCGGCGGGCGTGACCTGCACGGCCGCCAGGCCGTGGAGCGTGGACGCCAGCGGATCGGCGGCGGTCGCGTCCGCGAACGACAGGCGCTCGGGCAGCCGGTGCAGGTTGGCCGCGGGCGCCACCATGTAGTCGGCGAAGCCGCCGTTGGCGTCGATGCCAAGCTCCACCAGCGCGTCGCAGAGCTCCGGCTGCGCGGCCGCGCACGCCGCGCAGCGCCCGCACGCCACGACCATGCCCACGGCCACCCGCTCCCCCGGCGCCCACCCGTCCACGCCGGGGCCGAGGCGGTCGACTTCGCCGGCCACCTCGTGTCCGGGAATCAGCGGCAGGGGCACGCGCCGGCGGCCGTCGACGATGGGGAGGTCCGAGCCACAGATGCCCGCCGCACGCACCCGCACGCGCACCCAGCCCGGCGGCGGCAGGGGAGCGGGGACCGTGCGGAGCGCGATCCCCGGGCCCTCGCGCTCCTTGACCGCGGCCAGCATCAGACCGGGGTGGGCGCGCTGACCTGCCGCAGGACGCCCAGGAGCGCGTCGACCGCTTCCTGGGCCTGTTCCCGGGTGAGCACCAGCGGCGGCGAGATGCGCAGCGTCGCCTCGCCGCACTTGGTGAGGACCACCCCGGCACGCGGTGCGGCCGCCAGGGCCGCCCGCGTGCGGGCCGCATCGGGCCGACCGGTGGCGGGGTCGACCACGTCGGCCCCGATCATCAGCCCCAGGCCGCGGACGTCGCCGAGCGCCGGCACGTCGGCCCGCGCCGCACGCAGCGCGTCCACGATGAACGCGCCCACGACCCGCGCCCGCTCCAGCAGCCCCTCGGCCTCGATCACGTCGATGGTGGCCAGGCCCGCGCGACACGCGACGGGGTTGCCGCCAAAGGTCGAGCCGTGAGCCCCGGGTGCCCAGGCATCGGCCAGGTCGCGCCGGGCGAGCACGGCGCCCAGCGGCAACCCGCCGCCCACGGCCTTCCCCAGCACCAGGATGTCGGGGACGAGCCCCCAGTGCTCGACCGCGAACCACCGCCCGGTGCGGCCCAGGCCGGTCTGCACCTCGTCGGCGATGACGAGGAAGCCGTGACGCCGGGCCAGGGCCCAGACGCCCTCCAGGAACCCTGGCGGGGGCAGCAGGTAGCCGCCCTCACCCATGATGGGCTCGATGACGATGCCGGCCACGTCGTCAGGCGGGACGACCGTGCGCAGCGCGTCCTCCAGCAGCGCCAGCGCTGCGGCGCCCCGCGCTTCGGGCGTCGTACCCAGGGGCAGGTGCGGCGCGGGGTACACGGCGTGGTAGACGCCCGGCAGCAGCGCCGCCAGGCGTCGTCGGTACGCGGCCACGCTCGCCGTCAGGCCGAGCGCGCCCATGGGGCGGCCGTGGAACGCGTGGTGGAACGCGATGAGCAGCGGCCGGCCCGTCGCGTACCGGGCCAGCTTGGCCGCGGCCTCCATCGCCTCGCTCCCGCTGTTGAGCAGCAGCCCGCGGCCCTCGCGGAGCGCCCCCGGCGCCAGCGCCCGGAGACGCTCCAGCAGGTCGACGTAGGGCGCCATCACGCCGATGTGGGCCGCGGCGTGCAGCAGCGTGCGCGCCTGCTCGGTGACCGCCGCCACGACCCGCGGGTGGCAGTGGCCCACCGCCATGGTGGCGATGCCGGCGGCCAGGTCCAGGTAGCGGCGGCCGTCGGCGTCGTACAGGTAGACCCCCTCGCCGCGGACGAACGTCAGGTCCGTGTACCGGTAGAGCACGGGCGCCACCGCGTCCGCGTAGCGTCGCAGCAGGTCGGTGGCCTCGCTCATGCCTTCGCGAACACCGCCACGATGTTCTGCCCGCCAAACCCGAACCCGTTGGCGATGGCCGCGCGCACCCGGGCGAGGCGCGCGCGGTGCGGCACGCAGTCCAGATCGCACTCGGGGTCCTGTCGGTCCAGGTTGATCGTGGGCGGGATGAGGTCTTCCTGCACCGCCTTCACCGCTGTCAGGGCCGCCAGCGCCCCGGCCGCGCCCATCAGGTGGCCCACCATGGACTTGGGCGCGCTGACGGCCAGGTGGTCGGCATGGGCACCGAACACCTTGCGGATGGCGCGACATTCGGCCACGTCACCCACCGGCGTGGCGGTGGCATGCGCGCAGACGTAGTCGACGTCGGCGGGCGCCAGCCCGGCGTGTTCGAGGGCCCGGCGCATGGCGCGCGCCGCGCCGTGCCCCTCGGGGTCGGGCGCGGTGATGTGGTAGGCGTCGGCGGTCATGGCACCGCCCAGCACGGCGGCGTAGATGCGGGCGCCGCGTGCCAGGGCGTGGTCGCGGCGCTCGAGCACCAGCGCCACGGCGCCTTCCCCGAAGACGAACCCGTCGCGGTCCACGTCGAAGGGACGGCTGGCGCGTTCGGGCTCGTCGTTGCGCCGCGACAGCGCCCGCATGTTGGCCATGGCCGCGATCGACAGCGGCGTGAGCGCCGACTCGCTGCCGCCGGCAATGATGACGTCGGCGTCGCCGTCGCGGATCAAGCGCAGCCCGTCGAGGATGGCCTGCACGCCCGACGCGCAGGCGGCGGTGGCGGTGACCGCCGGGCCGCGCAGGCCCAGCTGGATCGACACCTGACAGGCACCGATGTTGGGCATCATCATGGGGACGAAGAAGGGGCTGACCCGGCGCGGCCCCTTCTCCAGCAGGACCAGCCGCTCGCGCTCGACCAGGGGCATGCCGCCGCCCCCGGTGTTCATCACGACGCCGATGCGGTCGGCGGCGTCGCCGTCGGGCGTGATGCCGGCGTCGGCCAGCGCCTGCACCGAGGCCGCCACGGCGAACTGCGTGAACCGCTCGAGCCGCCCCACCATCTTGGGGTCGACGTAGGGCGCGGGGTCGAAGCCCTTCACCTCGGCGGCGATCTGGACCGGCAGATCCGAGGGATCGAACAGCGTAATCCGGGCCACGCCGGACCGCCCCTCGACCAGCCCCTGCCAGGTCGCTCCTGCAGACAGGCCGAGCGGCGTCACCGCCCCCAGGCCGGTCACCACGACGTCAGGCGCACCCACGGCAGTCCTATGGTAGCAAATTCCGCCGCGATCGTCGCAGGCCGGGGACCGGCGCGCGGCTCAGCCGGACGGTCGCTCCGCCTCTCCGGGGGCCGGCGCGTGCGCCCGCACCACGTCGGTGATGGCGGCCACCAGGTGCGCTTCGGGCACGGCGCCCACCACTTCGCCCACGTCGTTGATCACGGTCTTGGGCACCGCGTACACGTTGTACCGCTGGGCCAGGTCGGGGAACTCGCTGGCCTCGACGATGTCCGCGCGGACCCGCGGGGACGCGATCGCGAGATCGGCGGCCAGCCTGGCCGCCCGGGGACAGTGGGGTCAGGTGGGCGTGACGAAGACCTGCAGGTGGACGTCGACGGGCAGGCGCTCCAGCGCCGCGCGGGTCTCGTCGGAGATGGGCGCGCGCCCTTTGGAGACGTCCAGCACCAGGTCCAGCAGGGTCACGAACTCGTAGCCGGCCGGCGCACCGTAGAAGCGGACGCCGTAGTCCTCGGCGCCGATGACCAGCGTGGCCGGCGCCCGCGCCACGCCGTACTGGCGCGCCAGGTCGGGCTCGCCCGCCAGGCTGTGCTCCTCCAGGTGCACGCGGTCCGAGAGCCGGGCGAACTCCTGCAGGATCCGCCGCGTGTACTCGGCCATCTCCCAGTCCGCCCCGGGCACCGCCAGACCGCCCAGACTCGGGGCGAAGAAGACCAACCGCACGTCGTGCACCAGCTCGTCGGCCAGCCGCTTGCGGACGAACGCTGCATCCTGATCGGTGAGCAACGGCATCGTGTCCTCCGATCTCCCTCCCGCGCCAACGAGAGGCGAGGCGGGCGTATTCCGCGAATGCTCCGGTGTGACCGCCACGCCCGTGCTGGACGACAAAGGCCCGAGGGGACGGGCCCGCAGCTTCGAGCCGTGACCGCCGCGCCCGTGCTGGACGACGACGCCAGGGTCCTGGCCCACCTGCGGGGGTACCCTGAGGACCTGCGGCACTTCAGCAACCTCGTCAAACAGGCCCACCCGCGGGGCATCTCGGCGCTGCGCCTCGTGCTGAGCCGTCCGCAGGCGTCCGACTCGTTCGTCGCTGCCGTGTGCCGCGCGGTCGCCGAGGGCATCCCGGTCGTGAGCGCCGTGGAGGCGGCAGAGCGCTTCGGCCTGCCCCCGCGGCGCTTCCTCGACGAGGTGGCCGCGCGCCCGGACTTCCCCACGCCGTTGTTCGCCTCGGGGGACCGACGCCTGTGGCGGGCCGACGACGTCGAGCGCTACCGGGCAGCCTGGCCAGCAGGGTGATCCGATGGCCGCATTTGCCCTGTGGGTGACGTGCGTCGCGTGCCGCCGGCCTTTCGACAGCGGGCTGCGGATGGATCGCGCCTCGTTCGCCCGCGGCACGCTGGCCGCCAACTACCACACCTGCCCGCACTGCGGGGTGCGCGCGACGTACCGGAAGGCCGACTACACGCTGCACCCGGCGCCACCCCGCAGGGATGCGGGCGCGCGCGGCGGGCGTCTGGCGCGCGACTGACGGGACGCGGCGGCCGGGCTGGCCCGCGTCAGCCTCAGAGGCTCCGGGCCCAGCGCGGGGCGCACAGACCGCCGGGGCCACCGCCGCGGCGGGCCGCCGTGTCAGCGCCGCGCGGCGTGCGCCGGAGGACCGGCCCGCAGGTAGCGCGCGGGGAGCGGCCGACCGAGCACCCCCTCGATGTAGCGTGACGCCGCCCGCACCGCCTCGAGATCCACGCCGGTTGCGATCCCCAGGCCGTGCAGCATGTAGAGCAAGTCCTCGGTGGCGACGTTGCCCAGGGCGCCGGGCGCGAAGGGACATCCGCCCAGGCCGCCCGCCGACGCGTCCACGGTGGCGATGCCGGCGTCCAGCGCTGCCAGGACGTTGGCCAGGGCGGTCCCGCGGGTGTCGTGGAAGTGCACGGCCAGCCGTTCGGCGGGCAGATCGCGCAGCACGGCCTCCAGCAGCCGCGCCACCTCGCCGGGCGTGGCCGCGCCGATGGTGTCGCCGAGCCCCACGTCGGTGCAGCCCATCTCGGCCAGGGCCAGGGCAACGCGCCCGGCCGCCTCCGGGGCGACGGGCCCCGCGTAGGGACACCACCACGCCGTGGACACGTACCCGCGGACGTGCATCCCTGCAGCGGTGGCCTCACGGACCACGTCCCGGAAGACCTGCAGGGACGCCTCGATCGTCATGCCGATGTTGGCCTGCGCGAACGCCTCGGAGGCCGCGGTGAAGACGGCGATGGCGCGTGCCCCGGCTGCCACCGC is a window encoding:
- a CDS encoding hydroxymethylglutaryl-CoA lyase, which gives rise to MSLRYPARVRVVEVGPRDGLQNEAGVVPLEAKVRFIELLVEAGFSVIEVGAFVRPDRVPQMADTDAVLRRLPARPGVTYVVLVPNRRGLERAVAAGARAIAVFTAASEAFAQANIGMTIEASLQVFRDVVREATAAGMHVRGYVSTAWWCPYAGPVAPEAAGRVALALAEMGCTDVGLGDTIGAATPGEVARLLEAVLRDLPAERLAVHFHDTRGTALANVLAALDAGIATVDASAGGLGGCPFAPGALGNVATEDLLYMLHGLGIATGVDLEAVRAASRYIEGVLGRPLPARYLRAGPPAHAARR